The Oscillatoria salina IIICB1 genome window below encodes:
- a CDS encoding mechanosensitive ion channel family protein, with protein MKKIYQLLEVILLIGFYPVLQKFLALFSLQKQNTIGIITHRSWRKQGSKKSYILIVIAVFFLTTVSPGLTQDEAIPVQSAPNGESLQLPSQGLYFADVLVRGRPVFQVGSLSDLSAQDRAQIINRRLASILSQSDPVEQVTVNPDNPRQIATLQLNNRVLMTVTQQDAEDFGLSVEELAEKWANQLNQTLDKPPLAIDVGQRVYITVRDLLRDTINNLPSLIGAIAVVLLTWLVAKIARRLFRVWAEQTEGNRNTEILIGRLGYGGVWIVGSVIALGVLGLDFGALLGALGLTSVAIGFSLKDVLSNYISGVILLAARPFGINDQVVIGDYEGTIIQIELRATTMKTYDGRMVYIPNQEVFEASIINNTASPKRRSSVIVGIDYGENISQAQQIIFQALSSVSQVESTPEPEILVRELAASTVNLEVRFWVDSRRSGFLKTTSLATKAIKEALERANIDMPTDIYTLMFRNSAQVAIANNERQETLDNQTV; from the coding sequence ATGAAAAAAATCTATCAATTGCTAGAAGTAATTCTCCTCATCGGGTTTTATCCTGTTTTACAGAAATTTCTGGCTTTATTCTCTCTGCAAAAACAAAACACGATCGGCATTATTACTCATCGTTCGTGGCGCAAGCAAGGCTCAAAAAAATCTTATATTCTCATTGTAATCGCTGTTTTTTTCTTGACAACTGTTTCACCTGGACTCACTCAAGACGAAGCCATACCAGTTCAAAGCGCACCCAATGGAGAAAGCTTACAGCTTCCTTCCCAAGGACTTTATTTTGCCGATGTGTTGGTCAGAGGTAGACCTGTTTTTCAAGTCGGTAGCCTTTCGGATCTTTCAGCCCAAGATCGGGCGCAAATTATTAATCGACGACTTGCGAGTATATTATCCCAGTCCGATCCTGTCGAACAAGTTACCGTTAATCCTGATAATCCGCGTCAAATTGCAACGCTACAACTCAACAATCGGGTATTAATGACTGTCACTCAGCAAGATGCTGAGGATTTTGGTTTATCGGTGGAGGAACTGGCTGAAAAATGGGCAAATCAACTTAATCAAACTTTAGACAAACCGCCTTTAGCGATCGATGTTGGACAGCGCGTTTATATTACAGTCAGGGATCTGTTGCGAGATACAATTAATAATTTACCTTCCCTGATTGGCGCGATCGCTGTAGTTTTATTAACTTGGTTAGTTGCGAAAATTGCTCGCCGTTTGTTTCGAGTTTGGGCAGAACAAACTGAAGGAAATCGGAATACTGAAATTTTAATCGGGCGTTTGGGCTACGGTGGTGTTTGGATTGTTGGTTCGGTAATTGCTCTCGGTGTTTTAGGACTTGATTTTGGAGCGCTTTTGGGAGCTTTGGGTCTGACAAGTGTCGCAATTGGTTTTTCTCTTAAAGATGTTTTAAGCAATTATATTTCTGGGGTAATTTTACTAGCTGCTCGACCCTTTGGCATTAACGATCAAGTAGTAATTGGCGATTATGAAGGTACGATTATTCAAATCGAACTTCGGGCAACGACAATGAAAACTTATGATGGGAGAATGGTTTACATTCCTAATCAAGAAGTTTTTGAAGCTAGTATTATTAATAACACGGCTTCACCCAAACGTCGTAGTTCAGTTATAGTGGGAATTGATTATGGGGAAAATATTAGTCAAGCGCAACAAATTATTTTCCAAGCTTTATCAAGTGTTTCGCAAGTAGAATCTACACCTGAACCAGAAATTTTAGTTCGGGAATTAGCCGCTAGTACCGTCAACTTAGAAGTGCGTTTTTGGGTGGATTCGCGGCGCAGTGGTTTCTTAAAGACAACTTCTTTAGCAACTAAAGCAATTAAAGAAGCACTCGAACGTGCTAATATCGATATGCCTACCGATATTTATACTCTCATGTTCCGCAACTCGGCTCAAGTGGCGATCGCCAATAACGAGCGCCAAGAAACTCTTGATAATCAGACAGTTTAA
- a CDS encoding ADP-ribosylglycohydrolase family protein: MRYSLLRRFEGALLGSLIGNFWGNSSSTTASHQNARPFANQMLSLESEIGFLGCASLISRGKLNREKWLEEIHLKKDSLLKLKNSASSSETAIAILPAILFFHESPSLLRENLAIAASIWQSPDLDTAEAIAWGEAIALLLREKSDPRNLVKTILNNYLPTENSPLSQKLALVETLLTKKINLDRAVRELSGQSKSQDLAIPLALYCFCTTPEDFRLCVLRALQTGYAPAKVAALTGAIAGAYNSLSGIPLRWRLATKKHELGRKALQLAASLFAVWSGVYQLENTNEQLLTSAAVGAGGTIKPRPQLQIISQRE; this comes from the coding sequence ATGCGCTATTCACTTTTGAGAAGATTTGAGGGAGCATTACTAGGTAGCCTGATTGGGAATTTTTGGGGTAACAGTAGCTCAACCACAGCAAGTCATCAAAATGCCCGACCATTTGCCAATCAGATGCTTTCTCTAGAGAGCGAGATCGGTTTTCTCGGCTGTGCAAGTTTAATTAGCCGAGGTAAATTAAATAGAGAAAAATGGTTAGAGGAAATCCATCTGAAGAAAGATTCTCTGCTGAAATTAAAAAATAGTGCTTCGAGCAGTGAAACCGCGATCGCGATTCTGCCTGCGATCTTATTTTTTCATGAAAGTCCGAGCTTATTGCGAGAAAATTTAGCGATCGCGGCATCAATTTGGCAAAGTCCAGATTTAGACACAGCAGAGGCGATCGCTTGGGGAGAGGCGATCGCGCTGCTGTTACGAGAAAAAAGCGACCCTCGCAACTTAGTTAAAACAATCTTAAATAATTACCTTCCGACAGAGAACTCGCCCTTGAGCCAAAAATTGGCGCTAGTAGAAACTTTGTTAACCAAAAAAATTAACTTAGATCGAGCAGTCAGAGAATTATCTGGGCAAAGTAAAAGCCAAGATCTTGCTATACCCCTAGCCCTGTATTGTTTTTGTACAACACCCGAAGACTTTCGCCTCTGCGTACTGCGAGCATTACAAACAGGCTACGCACCAGCAAAAGTTGCCGCCCTCACAGGCGCGATCGCCGGAGCTTATAACTCTTTGAGTGGAATACCTTTAAGATGGCGTTTAGCAACTAAAAAACACGAACTAGGTCGCAAAGCACTACAACTAGCAGCCTCTCTGTTTGCCGTGTGGTCAGGAGTATACCAACTAGAAAACACTAACGAACAGTTACTTACCAGTGCAGCCGTGGGTGCCGGCGGAACAATTAAGCCTCGCCCTCAACTGCAAATTATCTCTCAGAGAGAATAG